The genomic region ACGTCGGAGGGCTTTCCGAATGAACGAAGAGGGGTATTCTTCAGCAACCGTTGAATTGCTGGCGTCGGCGTTTCCTTGATCATTCGGCTCTCGATGACGCCGGGGGAAACAACATTGCAGGTCACGCCGAATCTCCCCAGTTCCACGGCGATGACCCTGCACATCCCCTCCATTCCGGCCTTTGCAGCCGCATAGCTGAGCTGGCCGGGATTACCCTTCGTCGCGGATACCGAGCCGATCATGACGATGCGGCCATCACCCACGACCATCAAGGACTTGGAAAGCGCCCTCACGAAATTGAAAGCACCCGTGAGATTCGTCTGGATCACCGCATTCCATGCTTCATCGGAGATCAGCGAAATGGATCCGTCCTTCACGATACCCGCGCAGTAGACGAGGTCGGGTGCGCCTTGGAAATCGCGTTCGACCGCCTGCACCAAACGCGCGACATCCGCGCTGTCGCATACATCGACACCGTACCAGCGGACATTCTCGTCGTCCTGAGGCACATGCTCGGATGGACGGGACCTGGGGGAATGCGTCAGCGCTACGCGACGCCCGCTTTTCAACAGATGGGCGGCGATTTCCTCCCCGATATTTCCGCTTGCTCCAACCACCAGGCAAGGACGCTTCGACATTGACTTCTCCCTGTTTTTTACGTGTTTCCAACATGCATCGCCCGATCGGGAGATGCTGACCGAAACTTCGGTTCGACGCCTATCCTGCTTTTTTGCGCAAGCGATGCCGTCCATGCATCGGGAGCGGCAACATCCCCATCTCGAACAATGCTTGATCTGCTTTCAACCGGCAGCCCAACCACTTCGACGTGTGCGCCCCCGCACCGTCCGCTCGACTACAATTCATCAGTTGTGTGACATCTGCGCTACCGGGCGCGCGGACGGCATGCCTGGGACTTCTATTGTCCCGGGCAAACATGATCGGATGGATGGAGTCGGGAAAATTACAAAGCCATGACACATCGTCCATTTCGAATGGACGAGTTGCTGTTCATTCCCGGGTATGTCCGCTTGCTCCAGCAATCATGCAAGGACGATCAGATTTGAGGCTTCTCCTTTTCCTGTTCATTCCGTTCCGGCTCCGTCCGCGGTGGAACTTGAGCCATCAATGCTTCGGCGCCGCAAAAGAGCCAAGCGCCCGTCTTCAGCCTACTGCCGTGCAGCACTGCCGAAGAGGCGACAATCACCGATATTCAATAACAGCTGCGGAGGTATCGCACGATCGCACTCGACGCGACGATTACCGGTTTCCACGACGATTTCCATATTCATTCCATCGCACATGCAGACTTCATCCAATTCGGGCATTCCAGCCCCCTTATATCGCTGCGCATAGATATCGAACGCATTGCCAGGCGAATGGTTGACCGTCGATAACCTGGATCCCCATTTCGCGGCCAAGAATCTCGCTGGACATCCAATCGGTGATTGCCAGCGGGCATATCACGATCACAGCCGAGTTCAGATACCTTAATACAGACTATAAGGGTGAAAATCCATGATTGCAAATAATATGGCCTGGTATTCGTCGAGCGACGATTCGGCAGCACCAATGATCTGCGTTCGCGAACAGCGGAGGGTTTCAAAGGAATCATTCGCCGAATGCCTGATTCCGAGGCGAATTGCGGCTTGCGCACCATGGATCAAGGCAATTATTGCTGCTGATGCTGATTTCGATTCTGATTCTGCCGATCAGCTTCTGCCGATCAGCTTCTGCCGGTCTGCTGCCGGGACGGCATTAGCCCCGGAAGACGGTCCAGATCGATTTTCATCTGGAAATCACGCACGGAATCATCGATGGGACGAAAGGCCAATTGTCATTCCACGATAATCCCGAAGTGCCGCCTATTTCAATGCGGCATTTCCGGTGGCCGGTCCAACGCGGTGCCTTACTCGAAACTCCCCACGGAATCGAACGCGAGATTATCGAACCGCGTGTACTCGCCGAAGAACTTGAGCTTGAAGGAACCGGTCGGGCCGTTACGCTGTTTGCCGATGATGATCTCGGCCAGGCCCTTGTCCGGTGAATTTTCCTTGTTGTAGTAATCGTCGCGGTAGATGAAGACGATCATGTCGGCGTCCTGCTCGATAGCGCCGGATTCGCGAAGGTCGGCCATCACCGGACGTTTGTCGGCGCGCGTTTCCAGCGAACGATTGAGCTGCGAGAGCGCGATGACGGGAACATTGAGTTCCTTCGCCAATCCTTTCAGCGAGCGCGAGATTTCCGAGATCTCCGTCGCACGGTTTTCGCTGTTGCCGGGTACCGCCATCAACTGCAGATAATCGATGACGATCAGGCCCAGGCCGTGTTCGCGTTTCAGACGTCGCGCCTTCGCGCGCAGGCCTTCGGGCGAAAGACCCGGGGTGTCGTCGATGAATATCTTGGTTTCCTTGATCATGCGGATCGCGCTGCTGACCCGGCTCCAGTCTTCGTCTTCGAGCTGGCCGGTCCGCAAACGGGTGGCGTTGACGCGGCCGTTGGCCGAGATCAGGCGCAGCGCCAGCTGCGAAGCCGACATTTCCATCGAAAATACCGCGACCGGTTTTTTGGTCTTGATCGCGGCGTGCTCGGCGATGTTCAGCGCGAGCGTGGTCTTGCCCATCGCCGGACGCGCGGCGAGGATCACCAGATCGGTCGGCTGCAGGCCGGCGGTCATTTCATCGAACTCGGTATAGCCGGTCGGCAGGCCGGTGACGCTGCCGCCATTCTGGTAGCGGGTCTGCAGCACGTCGAAGGCTTCGGCCATCGCCTTGTTGATCGCGACGAAATCCGTGCGCCCCTGCGAACGGGCTTCGGAGATCGCGAACACGTCCTTTTCGGCCTTGGACAGGATCTCGTCGCTGTCACGGCCGTCCGGCTGGAAGGCGTCGTTGACGATGCCGGTGCCGGCATCGATCAGCTGGCGCAGGATCGCTTTGTCGCGGACGATTTCGGCGTAGGCGGTGATGTTGGCGGCCGAAGGCGTGGTGCTGGCCAATTCGACCAGATACGCGCCGCCAGCAACCTGCTCGGACAATCCCTGCGACTCGAACCATTCGCCCAAGGTGACCGCGTCGTAGGGCCGGCTCTTTTCCGCCAGTTCGCGGATCGCGCGATAGATCAGCTGGTGATCGCGGCGGTAGAAGTCCTCTTCATTGAGGCGATCGGCGATGCGATCGAAGGCGTCCGGTGCCAACATCAGGCCGCCGATGACTGCCTGCTCGGCGTCGATCGACTGCGGCGGGATACGCAACTGCTCCACGCGGCTGTCGCCGAAGGTGTCGCGGCGGCGGTTGTCGCCGTAGGCATTGGGGCGGAAAGCCATGGGAATGTCGTGCTCCGGGGTGCTGCGTCGGCAAGAAGTGCTATCGGCCATCGTATGCGCCCGCCCTGTGGGTTCGCGATGCAACAACCTGTGGATAAGTCCGATTTCTTACCCGGCTCCCGTCTCACGGGCCGCGACGGGACGATGCCGCAAACAAAACGGGCGCCTTGCGGCGCCCGTTCAGTCGAAACCAGGACATTGCGATTACGCGGCTTCCGGCTCGATGACGACCTTGACCGTGACTTCGACATCGGCATGCAGGTGCACGAGGACATCATGCTCGCCGGTGTGGCGCAGCGCGCCTTCGCCCATGACCACTTCGGACTTGTTGACCTTGTGGCCGGCGGCGGTGAGGGCTTCGGCGATATCGCGCGGGCCGACCGAACCGTACAGCTTGCCTTCGGTGGAAGCGTTGGCCTTGATCGTGACGCTGACGCCATCGAGCTGGCCGCGACGCGATTCGGCGCCGTCGGACAGCGACTTGGCCTTGGCTTCGTAGTCGGCGCGCTTGGCTTCGAACATCGCGACGTTGGCGGCGGTGGCCGGCACGGCCTTGCCCTGCGGTACGAGATAGTTGCGGCCATAGCCGGGTTTGACGTCGACCTGGTCGCCCAGGCCGCCGAGGTTCACGACTTTCTGCAGGAGAATCAGTTTCATGGGTGGTTCCGTATTCGTTAGCGGTGGGCGCCGTGAATGCAGCGCGCGCCGCAGCGGGTGGCTGTCCGAATGACAGTGTGTTTAATGACAGTGTGTTTAATGACAGCGTGCTTGATGACAGCGTGCTTCGTTGCGGGCCGCGACGCCGTCGGGCGCACGGCCGCAAGGATCACACGTTGTGGTTGTCGGTGTACGGGATCAACGCGAGGAAGCGTGCACGCTTGACGGCGGTCGCCAGCTGGCGCTGGTACTTCGACTTGGTGCCGGTGATGCGGCTCGGCACGATCTTGCCGTTCTCGGTGAGGTTCTGGCGCAGGGTGTTGAGATCCTTGTAGTCGATCTCTTTCACGCCTTCGGCGGTGAACTTGCAGAACTTGCGGCGGCGGAAGAACTTGGACATGGGTGGTCTCCTCAGACTTCGACGGAATCGGCGGAATCGGCAATGTCGTCGCTGTCGGCAATGCCGATGGCGCCATCATCGTCGCGGCGGCGGCGATCGCCCTTGTCCGCTTTGTCCTTGTCGTCCTTGTTCTTCATGATCAGGGACTGCTCGGTATCCGGGCCGTCGCGCTTGATCACGAGGTGACGCAGGATGGCGTCGTTGAAACGGAAGGTGTCGACCAGTTCGTTGAGAACTTCGAGACCGATCTCGATGTTCATCATGACGTAATGGGCTTTGACCAGATTCTGGATGGGATAGGCGAGCTGACGGCGGCCCCAGTCTTCGAGACGGTGGATCGTGCCGCTGCCGGATTCGACGAGCGATTTGTAGCGCTCGATCATTGCCGGCACCTGTTCGCTCTGGTCCGGGTGGACCATGAAGACGACTTCGTAATGACGCATGGTAGTGTCCTTGTGGATATCGACAGGCGGAATTGCCCATCGAAAGCCCCCGCGACGCCGGATCAGCAGATCGATACCGGTGACGGTAGGGCAAGGTCCTCCGCCGAGGGCGGAAGAGCCGGAAAGTATGGCAGTTCAAGCACTTGGACGCAAATCCAGAGGTCCCGACGCAGGAGGGATGCCCGCGGCGACGGATTCCGGGATAGTGGCGACCTTCACCAAGCCCAGCCCAGGCCACGCCCCATGCCCGCATCGATTCCGACATCGCACATCTCCCGGCCGCGGGCTGCCCGCTGGATCGGGTTCGCGCTGGCGCTTGCCTGCGGTTCGGCATTCCCGCGTCGACCGGGACGGCCGCCCCTCCCGTCGGACCGAACCCGCCCTGCCCACCCAGCTCGCGGATCTCGACGCTTACGTCGAATCCGTGCGCAAGACCTTCCAGGTGCCGGGGATTGCGGTGGCGGTGGTCAAGGACGGCGAGATCGTACTGGAGCGCGGCTGGGGCGAGCGCGAACGGGGCAAGGCACCGGTCGACGCCCACACCCTCTTCGCCATCGCATCCAATACCAAGGCATTCACGGCTGCGGCCCTGAACATGCTGGCCGAGGACGGCAAGCTGAGCATGGACGACCGGGTGATCGAGCATCTGCCGTGGTTCCAGATGGCCGACCCCTACGTGACCCGCGAAATGCGCATCCGCGACCTGCTGGCGCACCGCAGTGGCCTGGGGCTGGGCGCAGGCGACCTGCTCTACTGGCCCACCACCACCTACACCGGCGAAGAGGTGGCCCGCCGCCTGCGTCATGTGCCGCTGACCGGCTCGTTCCGCGATCGCTACGCCTACGACAATATCCTGTATGGCGTGGCGCAACTGGTGGTGGAACAGGTCAGCGGGCAATCGTACGAGGCCTTCCTGCGGGCCCGGATCTTCGTCCCGCTGGGCATGGCCGGGACCCGCTACAACAGCGATGCGCTGAAACCCGGCGACAACGTGGCGACCGGTTATGCGCTTGCCGATTCCAGGGATCTGCAGCCCGCTCCGCGATTGTCGTGGTACAACGTCTCCGGCGCGGGCGGCATCTACGCCAGCGCGCACGATATGGCTCGATGGATGCGCCTGCAGCTTGCCGGTGGCACCTACCGCGATGCGCATGGCGTCGATCATCGCGTGTTCACGGAGAAGACCCAGCAGCAGATGTGGTCGGCGATCACGCCGATGCCGGTGCCGCAGCCGTCGGTGCCCGAGTTGCAGCCGGCGATGCCGAATTTCGTCGCCTACGGTCAGGGCTGGGTGCTGTCCGATTACCGTGGGAGCAAACTGGTCTGGCACACCGGTGGCTGGCCGGGCATGGTGTCGCGGTTGACCCTGGTGCCGGACCACAAGCTCGGCGTGATCGTGCTGACCAACGCCGAACTCGGCGGCGCCTTCCACGCCATCACCCTGCGCGTGCTCGACGCATACCTCGATGCGCCGAAGACGGACTGGAACGCGGCCTACGGCGCAGCGCTGGCGAAATCGCGCGAAAAAGCCGATGCAAGCTGGGCCGCGCACCAAGCGGCCCGGGTCGAAAACTCACGCCCTTCGCTGCCGCTCGCGGGTTATGCCGGCACGTACCGCGACCCGTGGTACGGCGATGTCTCGATTCTCCGCGAAGGCGATGCGCTGAGGATGACATTCTCGCGCACGCCATCCTTGACCGGCACGCTCAGCCACTGGCAGCACGACACGTTCATCGTGCGCTGGGACGAGCGCTGGCTCAACGCGGATGCCTTCGTGAACTTCTCGCTGGACGTCGACGGCAAGGTCCGCGAAGCCGGGATGCAGGCGATCTCGCCGAACACCGATTTCAGCTTCGATTTCCAGGATCTGGTGCTGAAGCCGGTGCGGTAGAACCTATCCTCGTGGGAGCGGCGGAAGCCGCGACAGCAAGCGGAAAGAAAAATTGGCCGCACGTCATCGCGGCTTCCGCCGCTCCCACAGCATCCTCATCGACGCGCGGCGATCCACGCATCGATATGTCGCTCGAGCGTTTCCAGCGGCACGGAACCGGTCTCCAGCACGGCGTCGTTGAAGTCGCGCAGGTCGAACTTCGGACCCAGCGCCTGCTCGGCGCGCGCGCGCAGCCCGGACATCTTCAGTTGGCCGATCTTGTAGGCCAGCGCCTGCCCCGGCGTGCCGATGTAGCGGTCGATCTCGTTGACGATGTCCTGGTCGGTCTTCGGCGCGTTGTCCTTGAAGTATGCGATCGACTGCTCGCGGCTCCAGCCCTTGGCGTGCATGCCGGTGTCCACCACCAGCCGCACCGCGCGCCACATTTCGTAGGCGAGCTGACCCATGCGGTCGTAGGGATCGTCGTACAAACCCATTTCATGGCCGAGCTGTTCGGCATACAGGCCCCATCCCTCGCCGTAGGCGACGAAATACGCGGTACGGCGGAACATCGGTGCGTCCGGCAACTCCAGCCCGCGCGCGAACTGGAAATGATGGCCCGGCACCGCTTCGTGCAGCGACAGCGGGATCATTTCCCAGATCGGCCGCATGTCCGGTTTGTACAGGTTGACGTAGTAGAACCCCGCGCGACTGCCGTCGCTGGCGCCCTGCTGGTAATAAGCGGTGGTGGTGTCGGGTGCGATCGTGTCCGGAATCGGCCGCACGCCGTAGGGTTGGCGGGGAATGGTACGGAACACCTTCACCAGCTCGGGATCGATCCGCTTGGCGATCGCGCGATAGCGGGTCAGCAGCGCCTCCGGCGTTTTTTCGAAGAAACGCGGATCGGTGCGCAGGAAGGTGAAGAATTCGGCCAAGGTGCCCTGGAAACCGGCTTCGGCTTTGACCTTCTCCATCTCGGCGCGGATGCGCGCGACTTCCCCCAGGCCGATCGCATGGATTGCGTCGGCGCTCAGATCGGTCGTGGTGTAGTTGCCGGCGAGAAAATCGTAATAGGCCTTGCCGTCCGGCAGGTCCGCGACTGCGGTGCCGGCACGGGTCTTCGGCAGATAGGCGTCGTTGAAATAGGTCTGCAGTTTCCGGTATGCCGGAACGATCCGGGTCGCGATGATGTCGCGGGCCTCGGCCTGGAGTGCGGCGCGCTCGGACTCGGGCACGCCGCTCGCGAACTTCGCGAACGGCCGGTAGAACGGACTGGCGGCCGGATCGTCGACGATCTGCGCGGCGATCTGCGCCGGCACGCGCTGCATCAGCACGCGCGGCGGCACATTGCCGGTTTTCACGCCTTCGCTCATCAGCACCATGGTCTGGTCGATCACCTTGGGCAGCGCGCGCATCCGCGCCAGCCAGTCCCGATAGTCGCGGATTTCATTGAACGCCAGGCCTTCGACGATGCCATCCGCGTTCTGTACACCGCCCTGATGGCCGATGGGCTGGAGACATTCGCGGAACTTCTGCCGCTGCACGGTCTTTTCCTGCAGCCAGAGGAAAGTGTCGTAGTTCAGCTGATCGGCTGGGCTGAGGCGGCTGCGATCAAAGCGTTTCAGTCGCGCCAACGCCTCGCGATCGGCCGCCTCGCTGGCGGCGATCGCCTCGAGGCTGTTGTCGGACCAGCGGTCGTTGTAGCGGCGGTCGCCCTCGAACGAGGCCGACTCCGGGTTTTCGCGCAGTCCGCGCTCCCACTCTTCCGAGAAGAACGCATCGAGGCGCCGACCTTCGTCGGCCTGCCGGGCCCACGCATGCGGGACACCGATGCCGGTCGCAAGGGAAACCGCCACGAGCACCGCTGTACGGGACAGGCCACGGATCATGGGCAACTCCGACGCGGATGATGCCCGGAGTCTAGTCCGTGGCAGGCATCCACGGATATGGCGGAAGTCAGGCATGGCCTGCCCCGCCGGAGCGCGGTCAGGCCGCGCGGTCGGCGTCGGTGGTGAAGCTCTCGCCGCAGCCGCACTCGGCCTTGACGTTGGGGTTGCGGAACACGAACTGCTCGCTCAGGCCCTGCTTGAGGAAGTCGATCTCGGTGCCGTCGACCAGCGGCAGGCTGTCGGCATCGATGAAGATCCGGATGCCGCCCTGTTCGCTGACCGCGTCGCCGGGTTTGGCTTCGCGCGCGAGATCGACCACATAGCTCCAGCCGGAGCAACCGGTGCGTTTCACGCCGAAACGAAGACCGAGGGCGTCGGGTGCATCGACGAGATAGCCCTGGATGCGTTGCAGGGCGGCGGGAGCGAGTGAAATGGTCATGTGCGGGATTGTAGCCTCAGTTAAACTTGGTGGCTTACCCCATATCGGCGCGACGGCGCGGGAAATCAAGGCAATGGCGTTCAGCAGCGTAAAAGAAGCATTGGCCGGGACGGCCGGAGTCGGTCCCGGAGTAGGCGCCGAAGTCACCGTGAAGGGCTGGGTCCGCACCCGCCGCGACTCCACCGCGCTGAGCTTCGTGCAGGTCAGCGACGGCTCCTGCTTCGCGCCGATCCAGATCGTCGCCACCGACGCACTGTCGAATTACGAGACCGAAGTGAAGCGTCTTTCCGCCGGCTGCGCGGTCGTCGCCACCGGCACGCTGGTGGCCTCGCAGGGCAAGGGCCAGAGTTACGAGATCCAGGCGACCGAAGTCGAAGTGGTCGGCTGGGTCGAAGATCCGGAAACCTATCCGATCCAGCCCAAGCCGCACACTCTGGAATTCCTGCGCGAAGTCGCCCATCTGCGTCCGCGCACCAATCTGTTCGGCGCGGTCACCCGCATCCGCCACTGCCTGGCGCAGGCGATCCATCGCTACTTCCATGAGAACGGGTTTTACTGGGTCAACACCCCGATCATCTCCACCTCGGACGCCGAAGGCGCCGGGCAGATGTTCCGCATCTCCACGCTGGACATGATGAACCTGCCGAAGACCGCCGACGGCAACATCGATTTCTCGAAGGATTTCTTCGGCAAGGAGGCCTTCCTCACGGTCTCCGGCCAGCTCAACGTGGAGGGCTACTGCCTCGCGCTGAGCAAGGTCTACACCTTCGGGCCGACCTTCCGCGCCGAGAACAGCAACACGTCGCGCCATCTGGCCGAATTCTGGATGATCGAGCCCGAGATCGCCTTTGCCGACCTCGACGACGACGCCACGCTCGCCGAGAACTTCCTCAAGTATCTGTTCCGCGCGGTCCTGAACGAGCGCGCCGACGATATGGCCTTCATCGCCGAGCGCGTGCAGAAGGACGCGATCACCCGGATGGAGACGTTCGTGAACGCGCCGTTCGAGCGCATCCAGTACACCGACGCGGTGAAGCTGCTGCAGGATTCGAAGCAGAAGTTCGAGTTCCCGGTCGAATGGGGCCTGGATCTGCAGACCGAGCACGAGCGCTGGCTGACCGAGACCCACGTCGGCCGCCCGGTGGTGGTGATGAACTACCCGGAGCACATCAAGTCGTTCTACATGCGCCTCAACGACGACGGCAAGACCGTGGCCGCGATGGATGTGCTGGCGCCGGGCATCGGCGAGATCATCGGCGGCAGCCAGCGCGAAGAGCGTCTGGATGTGCTCGACGCACGCATCGCCCAATTCGGCCTCGATCCCTCGCATTACGGCTGGTATCGCGACTTCCGTCGCTACGGCACCGTCCCGCACGCGGGCTTCGGTCTGGGCTTCGAGCGTCTGGTGGTCTACGTCTGCGGCCTGAACAACATCCGCGACGCGATCCCGTTCCCGCGCGCGCCGGGACACGCGGAATTCTGATGATCCTTTTCTTCGCATTGGTTTTCGTGGCGCTGGCGATCGCCGGCGCGACCGCCTTCGTGATCTTCTGGCCGCTGGCGCTGGTGCATCTGCGCGATCGCCAGCCGGACATGCTCGCGGCGCTGTCTTCGCCGAGATTCATCCACCCGGTGACGCTGTGGTGGCTGCTGGACGGCGGCTATCGCAGCGCCAAGGACCGCAACCTCGACGGCCTCGCGACCCCGGCGAGACTGTCGCTGGCGACGATCCTGATCGGGCTGTTCACGGCCGGCATCCTCTGGCTCTGGTCGGTGGCATCGCCATGAACATCGCTGCCGATGCGCCGGACCACGACATCCGCGACATCCACGAAACCTGGTGGCTCGCGAGCCTCGGGCGCACCATCGTGTGGGCGCGGCTGCGGGTCCGCGAGGCCGGCACCGCCGAAGTCTTCGACAGCGACGGCAACACCCTCGCCTACGACAGCGAAGACACCGCGCGCGCCGCGCTGATGGATGCCGAATTCGTCTCGCTCGACGGATTGGATGAAGAAGACGCACTGGAGCGCGGCTTCACGATGGCCGAGATCGCGCCACCACAGGCCGAACACGACGACCAGTTGCGCGGACAGATGATCCGGACCCTCGGCGCGCGGGCCTGAGAGCCGGCAAGCCGACGGCATGTATCTGCCCCGCGCCTTCGTCGAAACCGACCTCGCTGCGCTCGATGCGCTGATCGGCGCACATCCATTCGTGACCTTGATCAACACCGATGCCGATGGCGCACCGTTCGCAAGCCATCTGCCGGTGCTGTACCGCCGCGACGGCGATGCGGTGCTGATCGAAGGCCACTGGGCGCGACCGAATCCGCAGGCGCGGCACACCGGCGACATCCTGATGATCGTCCACGGCCCCGATGCCTACGTCTCGCCGGGCGCGTATCCGGACAAGGAAGAAGCCGCACGCGTGCCGACCTGGAACTACGCGGTCGCGCATCTGCACGGCCGGCTCGATGTCTACGAAGATGAATCCGCGCTGGGCGACCTCGTCGACCGCCTCAGCCGTCGTTTCGAAGCCGGCGTCGGCCGCGACTGGCGCTTCGAGATGGGCCGCGACGATCACCGCGACCAACTGCGCGGCATCGTCGGTTTCCGCTTCGTACCATCCCGTATCGATCTGAAATTCAAGCTCAGCCAGAACCACCCGCCCGCCAACCGGCGCGCGGTGCGCGAAGACCTGGCTGCGCGCGACGATGACGGCGCCCGCGCCATCGCCCATCTCATGCGCGCCGGCGAGACCGGCCGCGACGACTGACGCCCATCAGGACACCACTCCATGGATCTGAACCTCAACGGCAAACACGCGCTGGTCTGCGGCGCTTCCGAAGGCATCGGCCGCGCCGCCGCGCACGAACTGGCACTGCTCGGCGCCGATGTCACCGTGCTGTCGCGCCGCCCAGATGCGCTGCAGGTGGTGGTCGATGCCCTGCCGCGCACCGGTACGCAGCGCCACGGTGCGGTGGTGGCGGACGTGTCCGATACAGTCGGCCTGCGCGCCGCGATCGATGCCTTGGTTACCGGTCATGCGATCCATATCCTGGTCAACAACACCTCAGGACCGGCCGGCGGACCGGCCCATGGCGCCAGCGAAGACGCCTTCCTCGATACCTTCCGCAAGCACCTGCTCGCCAACCACGCGCTGGTGCAGGCGGTGCTGCCGGGCATGCGCGCCGCGCACTGGGGGCGCATCGTCAACGTGATCTCGACGTCGGTGCGCGAGCCGATTCCCAATCTCGGCGTGTCCAATACCATCCGCGGCGCCGTCGCCAGCTGGGCCAAGACGCTGTCGCGCGAACTCGCCGCCGACGGCATCACCGTCAACAACGTGCTGCCCGGCTACACCGAAACCGCACGCCTGGACCAGATCCTGCGCGACCGCGCCCAGGCCAGCGGCCAGACCGAAGACGCCGTGGCCGCCGGGATGCGCCAGAGCGTACCCGCGGCGCGGTTCGCGCAACCTGCGGAAGTGGCGGCTGCGATCGCTTTTCTCTGCTCGCCGGCCGCCGCGTACATCAATGGCGTCAGCCTGGCCGTGGACGGCGGGCGGATGCAGTCGATCTGAACGGCTCGTCGCAGCATGTCGTCATGCCTCCCGTGGAAGCGGGATCGCCGACAGACTTGAGTTGCCCGGCCGGACGGCTATGCTGTCCGAAGCAGTCCTCACCCGGCAGTCCATCCCATGTCCCCTGAAGAACGCCGCCGCGCAGAGCGCCACGAATACGATT from Lysobacter sp. harbors:
- the rpsR gene encoding 30S ribosomal protein S18, which translates into the protein MSKFFRRRKFCKFTAEGVKEIDYKDLNTLRQNLTENGKIVPSRITGTKSKYQRQLATAVKRARFLALIPYTDNHNV
- a CDS encoding replicative DNA helicase, whose product is MAFRPNAYGDNRRRDTFGDSRVEQLRIPPQSIDAEQAVIGGLMLAPDAFDRIADRLNEEDFYRRDHQLIYRAIRELAEKSRPYDAVTLGEWFESQGLSEQVAGGAYLVELASTTPSAANITAYAEIVRDKAILRQLIDAGTGIVNDAFQPDGRDSDEILSKAEKDVFAISEARSQGRTDFVAINKAMAEAFDVLQTRYQNGGSVTGLPTGYTEFDEMTAGLQPTDLVILAARPAMGKTTLALNIAEHAAIKTKKPVAVFSMEMSASQLALRLISANGRVNATRLRTGQLEDEDWSRVSSAIRMIKETKIFIDDTPGLSPEGLRAKARRLKREHGLGLIVIDYLQLMAVPGNSENRATEISEISRSLKGLAKELNVPVIALSQLNRSLETRADKRPVMADLRESGAIEQDADMIVFIYRDDYYNKENSPDKGLAEIIIGKQRNGPTGSFKLKFFGEYTRFDNLAFDSVGSFE
- a CDS encoding serine hydrolase — protein: MPAATDSGIVATFTKPSPGHAPCPHRFRHRTSPGRGLPAGSGSRWRLPAVRHSRVDRDGRPSRRTEPALPTQLADLDAYVESVRKTFQVPGIAVAVVKDGEIVLERGWGERERGKAPVDAHTLFAIASNTKAFTAAALNMLAEDGKLSMDDRVIEHLPWFQMADPYVTREMRIRDLLAHRSGLGLGAGDLLYWPTTTYTGEEVARRLRHVPLTGSFRDRYAYDNILYGVAQLVVEQVSGQSYEAFLRARIFVPLGMAGTRYNSDALKPGDNVATGYALADSRDLQPAPRLSWYNVSGAGGIYASAHDMARWMRLQLAGGTYRDAHGVDHRVFTEKTQQQMWSAITPMPVPQPSVPELQPAMPNFVAYGQGWVLSDYRGSKLVWHTGGWPGMVSRLTLVPDHKLGVIVLTNAELGGAFHAITLRVLDAYLDAPKTDWNAAYGAALAKSREKADASWAAHQAARVENSRPSLPLAGYAGTYRDPWYGDVSILREGDALRMTFSRTPSLTGTLSHWQHDTFIVRWDERWLNADAFVNFSLDVDGKVREAGMQAISPNTDFSFDFQDLVLKPVR
- a CDS encoding DUF885 domain-containing protein — translated: MIRGLSRTAVLVAVSLATGIGVPHAWARQADEGRRLDAFFSEEWERGLRENPESASFEGDRRYNDRWSDNSLEAIAASEAADREALARLKRFDRSRLSPADQLNYDTFLWLQEKTVQRQKFRECLQPIGHQGGVQNADGIVEGLAFNEIRDYRDWLARMRALPKVIDQTMVLMSEGVKTGNVPPRVLMQRVPAQIAAQIVDDPAASPFYRPFAKFASGVPESERAALQAEARDIIATRIVPAYRKLQTYFNDAYLPKTRAGTAVADLPDGKAYYDFLAGNYTTTDLSADAIHAIGLGEVARIRAEMEKVKAEAGFQGTLAEFFTFLRTDPRFFEKTPEALLTRYRAIAKRIDPELVKVFRTIPRQPYGVRPIPDTIAPDTTTAYYQQGASDGSRAGFYYVNLYKPDMRPIWEMIPLSLHEAVPGHHFQFARGLELPDAPMFRRTAYFVAYGEGWGLYAEQLGHEMGLYDDPYDRMGQLAYEMWRAVRLVVDTGMHAKGWSREQSIAYFKDNAPKTDQDIVNEIDRYIGTPGQALAYKIGQLKMSGLRARAEQALGPKFDLRDFNDAVLETGSVPLETLERHIDAWIAARR
- the rplI gene encoding 50S ribosomal protein L9, with product MKLILLQKVVNLGGLGDQVDVKPGYGRNYLVPQGKAVPATAANVAMFEAKRADYEAKAKSLSDGAESRRGQLDGVSVTIKANASTEGKLYGSVGPRDIAEALTAAGHKVNKSEVVMGEGALRHTGEHDVLVHLHADVEVTVKVVIEPEAA
- the asnS gene encoding asparagine--tRNA ligase → MAFSSVKEALAGTAGVGPGVGAEVTVKGWVRTRRDSTALSFVQVSDGSCFAPIQIVATDALSNYETEVKRLSAGCAVVATGTLVASQGKGQSYEIQATEVEVVGWVEDPETYPIQPKPHTLEFLREVAHLRPRTNLFGAVTRIRHCLAQAIHRYFHENGFYWVNTPIISTSDAEGAGQMFRISTLDMMNLPKTADGNIDFSKDFFGKEAFLTVSGQLNVEGYCLALSKVYTFGPTFRAENSNTSRHLAEFWMIEPEIAFADLDDDATLAENFLKYLFRAVLNERADDMAFIAERVQKDAITRMETFVNAPFERIQYTDAVKLLQDSKQKFEFPVEWGLDLQTEHERWLTETHVGRPVVVMNYPEHIKSFYMRLNDDGKTVAAMDVLAPGIGEIIGGSQREERLDVLDARIAQFGLDPSHYGWYRDFRRYGTVPHAGFGLGFERLVVYVCGLNNIRDAIPFPRAPGHAEF
- a CDS encoding iron-sulfur cluster assembly accessory protein; amino-acid sequence: MTISLAPAALQRIQGYLVDAPDALGLRFGVKRTGCSGWSYVVDLAREAKPGDAVSEQGGIRIFIDADSLPLVDGTEIDFLKQGLSEQFVFRNPNVKAECGCGESFTTDADRAA
- the rpsF gene encoding 30S ribosomal protein S6 → MRHYEVVFMVHPDQSEQVPAMIERYKSLVESGSGTIHRLEDWGRRQLAYPIQNLVKAHYVMMNIEIGLEVLNELVDTFRFNDAILRHLVIKRDGPDTEQSLIMKNKDDKDKADKGDRRRRDDDGAIGIADSDDIADSADSVEV
- a CDS encoding SDR family oxidoreductase; this encodes MSKRPCLVVGASGNIGEEIAAHLLKSGRRVALTHSPRSRPSEHVPQDDENVRWYGVDVCDSADVARLVQAVERDFQGAPDLVYCAGIVKDGSISLISDEAWNAVIQTNLTGAFNFVRALSKSLMVVGDGRIVMIGSVSATKGNPGQLSYAAAKAGMEGMCRVIAVELGRFGVTCNVVSPGVIESRMIKETPTPAIQRLLKNTPLRSFGKPSDVAGLVGFLLGEEGRYITGQTIQIDGGMTAL